The following is a genomic window from Pseudochaenichthys georgianus chromosome 9, fPseGeo1.2, whole genome shotgun sequence.
CACTGCGAGGCTGTGAGTCATTCCTCACTGACAGAATGGGCAAGGGGTCCCTTGTCCAGACTGCTTTTAAAAAATCTGCTTTCGAAGACATTAGTAATTAGCAGTGGAAAAAAAGGGGGTGCTCATAAAATACCTGGCATCTTGTGAACAGTCAAGAGGTGAATGGGGCTACTGGGTGTGATGATGAGGTAATAGGAGTAGTCTGGCATATGAGAATGTTTGCAGTGTAatgaaaagaaattgaaaagAAGTGGAAGAAGAAATGGCAAGAGGTTTGACTGAAGGGTGGATTAGGTATGTCAGCAGTGCTTCTGCTAATTAAATCTTTCTGCAGGAGAGCTCAATACTAATGATCTTAGTACCACTGAATAAAGTCCAGACACACGAGTACTGTGTGCTTAGAGAGGAGGTTTGGGACAGTTTAGGCATGGGGTTGATTAGAAGCAATTTCATCGtccatatttgtgtgtgtgtgtgtgtgtgtgtgtgtgtgtgtgtgtgtgtgtgtgtgtgtctcgtgtgtgtgtgtgtgtgtgtgtgtgtgtgtgtgtgtgtgtgtgtgtgtgtgtgtgtgtgtgtgtgtgtgtgtgtgtgtgtgtgtgtgtgtgtgtgtgtgtgtgtgtgtgtgtgtgtgtgtgtgtgtgtgcgtttgtgtgtggtTGCTGGGGGAGGAGGAATGGTTTGATCAGAGCTAGCAGGCCAGTGGCTTCTATTAGTTCCTTTATTGCCCATCTGGGAAACATTTCCCTGTTGTGGAGCCAGTGACACAATATTCAATTCATGGCTTTGGTGTTTCTACTTAACTGAGTCGCTTCAAACACAACTACTGGCATCATCCATCAGAAAAGAGAAACAGACTGGTTTAGACTGAGTTCATCCATTTTGAGTAAGTTGGAAGGAAAAACACTTGAAACAGagcaaggttttttttttttatggcaaTGGCAGTGAACCAGGATTCCAACAACGGCTTGGTTGCATTAGATAACTAGTTATACCTGCAGACTACTGATAGCCACAAAGCAAGTTCATTTATTCAGGTATATAATTACCATATTCTCTTACAAGTCCTTGACAGGATTTGACTCCACTTACAAGGTTGAGTGTTCAAGGCTGTACCTGCAGTGGTGGGGGTCAGGGGTTGTGTACATCCATCCATCTGGTGCTTATTATTGCCTGGCACAGACAGCCATGCTGGCTGGGGTCCTCTTAACTAAGCAAGCCCTGTGAGGTCTAAACATGGAGGTCAGCAAGATTGTGGGAACCCATAGAGAGGAACAAATGACCTGCATAGAGGGGTGAAGGCTGGCCTAGTCTGGACAGGAGTGCAACAAATATATATGCTTACAATTATGACAGCTGAATTCTATATATCATTAACTATATTATCTTATCAGATAGAGCAGATGAAAGATAAGagctttattttgaaggttaATGCTAAGGAACCAAAGGTTTATTAGAACCAGGATTGACAAGAATAGGAAGGAGACTGAAGaggaggattggctccagggCAAAAAGGGTGACCAAAAAGGAGGTAGATATTGGAAAGgtcgttttttatttatttttttatttatttgtggctGTAATATTTGGAAACAAAGTCTAAAATAGAGCTGTAATCAAATGAATAAATCATATTTTCCAGCATATGTACAAGTATCATAACCCATAACACTACCACTCTAAATCTCAAAGAGGTTATATAATGTTCTCCTTTTTTCCAGTTAAGGTATTCGCAGACCTCGGTTCCAACGTCACTCTGCCCTGCAGACTCCTGTCCCAAGATGCCATGGCCTTTGGTAACAATGGTATGCGAATCAAATGGACCAAGGTGGAAGATGATGAAGCACTGAATAAGGATGTTCTGCTTTCAATGGGATTCCATAAGAAAACCTATGGAGGCTTCGAGAACCGTGTCTTTTTGCAGGAGCTCGACAATGAAGATGCCTCCATAGTAATAACTGACTTCTCCAGGGATGACGTAGGAAAGTACGAATGTGAGATCATCAACGGAGTAGAAGACTCCATGCAAGAGGTTTCCTTGGAAGTGTTGGGTGGTCTGATTGACGGTAAATCCTCTTTATCTGTTGAGAAACTAATCTTAGGGATAGGCCTAATAATGAGTTAATATACCAACTGTGATTACAATAGGAGTTCTTTCAACAGTGTGCACATACATTTCCATATAAAACATGAATCAGAATTAGTCATCGTATTTTTGTTTATTGAGTTATTGAAAACATCCACATTTTCTTTTCTTGTGGTAAAACGAAAAGAAAGATAAACAATCAGCCTCTGCTGTTATATCCAAACTGCGGTAATGATTCAGCCAAGATTACATTTTAATAGTGTTCAACAACAGTAAAcggaaaacattttctatgtTTTCCAGCCCATGTCCTCAAACAACTGACTGACTGATTTCTTTGGTGTCTAATTATTAGCACATTGTATGCCTTTAGTTTACATAAGACGATCCTTTAATTCATGCAGAGTGATAGAGAAGCCCAATATTATACAAAGTTTGGTGTATGAGACAACTGCCTTTCACTTCACATGTACATTTGTATCTTTTCTGCTTTGCTCAGGCGTTGTGTTCCCATATACCCCACTTGTTACCCGCTACAATCTGAACTTCGACGATGCTGTGCAGGCCtgtcagaagcaaaatgcttctGTCGCCACCTTTGATCAGCTATTTGATGCCTGGAAGGGCGGCCTGGACTGGTGCAATGCTGGTTGGCTCAGTGATGGCACAGTACAGTACCCCATCAACAACCCCAGAGGGCCTTGTGGAGGTACCAACAACGGGCCAGGCCTGAGAAGCTATGGCCGCCGTGATAAACAGATCAGCCGATTTGACGTGTTCTGCTTTTCTAGTGCTCTCACAGGTAAGTTCTTTTTATTTGTTAACCATTCCCtaattttaatacattttgtaTTCGTTGTTCCtacaccagaaaacacatgaCATGTATGGTTCTGTAAAAATGTGGCTATCAATGGCCTAGTTTGGTTGACCAATGTGGGAAGAGTATACTCAACGCTACTTGAAACCTACTAATAGTTATATTTTTTCCTGACCATTCATTTTGCTCTCTCTGCTGCAGgacatttctattggctggttCAACCCGACAGGCTGACCTTTGATGAGGCCGTGCAGGCATGCTTAGACGATGGTGCAGAGATCGCCAAGGTGGGCCACATATACTCCGCCTGGAAGCTTGATAGCTACGATCGCTGCGATGCCGGATGGTTGGCTGACGCAAGTGTCCGCTACCCCATTTCCAAGCCCCGCAAGAACTGCAGCCCCGAAGAAGCTGCAGTTCGCCTTCTTGGATTCCCAGACAAGACTCAAAAGTCTTATGGTGTCTACTGTTTCAAGGAGCAGTAAGGCTTTAGCTAGGAAAATGGAAGTCATAACCACCAAAGAGCAGCAACAAccataataaataaaaacaacaacaaagcagATTAGCTTTGGATCTTACCTAGCATGATCTCAATACCTTTCTGAAGCTGTGATAACCCTCTTTAactccttaaaaacaaatactGTACATCTTACTTCCATATGCAATGACTGACTAAATATTCTGTAGCCATTAAGTTTTGTTTTTCTCTACTGTGCAttcattaattttaaacagactgtTGGGGTAAATGTGACACTGTTAATATGAGTGATGTGACTTGATTGTTGTGAAACATTATCTCAGTTTGGTTTGTCCTCCACTGAATGATCAGATGTGTGAAGTTCAAGATTAATTGCATTCATGCTCATGTGCAGATGATATTTGCTACTTTGAAAATTATCTTAAGAAAAGACCAATGTAATAAGCTATGCATTTATCAAGTATCACATCGATGAAATACCTAAG
Proteins encoded in this region:
- the LOC117453023 gene encoding hyaluronan and proteoglycan link protein 1-like; amino-acid sequence: MFLLERAFCAKEKMTSLLCITIISLTLAGSAFSLPTGSASQLKVKVFADLGSNVTLPCRLLSQDAMAFGNNGMRIKWTKVEDDEALNKDVLLSMGFHKKTYGGFENRVFLQELDNEDASIVITDFSRDDVGKYECEIINGVEDSMQEVSLEVLGGLIDGVVFPYTPLVTRYNLNFDDAVQACQKQNASVATFDQLFDAWKGGLDWCNAGWLSDGTVQYPINNPRGPCGGTNNGPGLRSYGRRDKQISRFDVFCFSSALTGHFYWLVQPDRLTFDEAVQACLDDGAEIAKVGHIYSAWKLDSYDRCDAGWLADASVRYPISKPRKNCSPEEAAVRLLGFPDKTQKSYGVYCFKEQ